One window from the genome of Microbulbifer sp. ALW1 encodes:
- a CDS encoding iron ABC transporter permease — protein MEFRLSDKSLLPVLMALLLIGSCLSLGVGAMAIGWRDVLAGLMHWSWPGFLSLDVPEQYALVLGEIRLPRLLLGLIVGGILGLCGAVMQGLFRNPLADPAIIGVSAGAGVGAALVLVFASGTALTTVAGGVLKQVHWLLLPVAASFGGALSTWLVYRLGDRGKSVVMMLLAGVAINALAGAGIGLLNYVADDRALRDITLWQMGSLGGATWGAVVMAASVLLVAGALLWRRAPALNALLLGESEARHLGVDVARLKQLMIVLTAIAMGAAVSVSGMIGFIGLVVPHTIRLLRGPDHRFLLPYSVLAGGLLLVVADTVARTLVAPAELPVGILTALLGAPFFIYLLWQQRRQIF, from the coding sequence GTGGAATTTCGCCTGAGTGACAAAAGCCTGTTGCCGGTTTTGATGGCACTGCTGTTGATCGGCAGCTGTCTATCCCTTGGCGTGGGGGCAATGGCAATCGGCTGGCGCGATGTGCTGGCGGGGCTGATGCACTGGAGCTGGCCCGGTTTTCTGAGCCTGGATGTGCCGGAGCAATATGCGCTGGTACTGGGAGAGATTCGTCTGCCGCGATTGCTACTCGGCTTGATTGTGGGTGGAATACTGGGGCTCTGCGGCGCTGTGATGCAGGGGCTGTTTCGCAATCCGCTGGCCGACCCGGCCATTATTGGAGTTTCCGCCGGTGCCGGTGTCGGTGCCGCATTGGTGCTGGTATTTGCCAGCGGCACGGCGCTGACCACCGTTGCCGGTGGTGTATTGAAGCAAGTGCACTGGCTGTTGCTACCGGTTGCCGCGAGTTTCGGTGGGGCGCTGAGTACCTGGCTGGTGTATCGACTCGGCGATCGCGGCAAATCGGTGGTGATGATGCTGCTGGCGGGTGTGGCCATCAATGCACTGGCCGGTGCCGGAATTGGCCTGCTGAATTACGTCGCCGATGATCGCGCGCTGCGGGATATCACCCTGTGGCAGATGGGTAGCCTGGGTGGTGCAACCTGGGGTGCGGTTGTCATGGCGGCATCGGTATTGCTGGTCGCGGGCGCGTTGTTGTGGCGGCGCGCACCGGCACTGAATGCGCTGTTGCTGGGTGAGTCGGAAGCCCGCCACCTGGGGGTGGATGTGGCACGGCTCAAGCAGCTGATGATTGTGCTCACTGCGATTGCCATGGGCGCCGCGGTATCGGTTTCGGGGATGATTGGATTTATCGGTCTGGTGGTGCCCCACACCATACGCCTGCTGCGGGGGCCGGATCATCGCTTCCTGTTGCCCTACAGTGTTCTGGCGGGCGGATTGTTACTGGTAGTTGCGGACACCGTCGCCCGCACCCTGGTAGCCCCTGCGGAATTACCGGTGGGCATTCTCACCGCACTGTTGGGGGCGCCCTTCTTTATTTACCTGCTGTGGCAACAGCGCCGGCAGATTTTTTAA
- a CDS encoding heme ABC transporter ATP-binding protein, whose translation MLIQIDNLGISYPRAGTPLLEGISLEFAAGQLTALLGPNGCGKTSLLRAISGELSHSGNIRLFGRPQQDWYRTPKDHRQLARRYGLLPQHSNLNFAFTCAEVVELGLAPGSLSRVEQGERVEHFMRRADVWHLRDRLFPSLSGGEKQRVQLARVLSQLSLADGDDARILLLDEPTSALDLKHQHQVLALAREVADENTAVVAVLHDLNLAARYADRMVMLANGCVQADGAPAELLQPELVERVYGYRGQLVDVAGFSALL comes from the coding sequence GTGCTGATCCAGATCGATAATCTCGGGATCTCTTATCCCCGTGCCGGTACACCTCTGCTGGAGGGTATTTCCCTGGAGTTTGCCGCGGGCCAGCTCACCGCATTGCTGGGCCCTAACGGCTGCGGCAAAACATCCCTGTTGCGGGCCATTAGTGGCGAGCTGAGTCACAGTGGCAATATTCGCTTGTTCGGGCGGCCCCAGCAGGACTGGTATCGCACACCGAAAGATCACCGCCAGCTGGCGCGCCGCTACGGCTTGCTACCACAGCATTCCAATCTGAATTTCGCATTTACCTGTGCGGAAGTGGTGGAGCTGGGCCTGGCGCCCGGCAGTCTGTCGCGGGTGGAGCAGGGCGAGCGCGTTGAGCACTTTATGCGGCGTGCAGACGTCTGGCATCTGCGGGATCGGCTCTTTCCCAGTCTTTCCGGTGGCGAAAAGCAGCGGGTGCAGCTGGCCCGGGTGCTGTCCCAGCTGAGCCTGGCGGACGGCGACGATGCGCGAATCCTGTTACTGGACGAGCCCACCTCGGCGCTGGACCTCAAGCATCAGCACCAGGTGCTGGCCCTCGCCAGGGAAGTGGCCGATGAAAATACCGCGGTGGTTGCGGTGCTCCACGATCTCAATCTCGCCGCGCGCTATGCCGACCGCATGGTGATGTTGGCGAATGGCTGCGTGCAGGCAGATGGCGCGCCCGCGGAGCTGTTACAGCCAGAGCTGGTGGAGCGGGTCTACGGCTACCGGGGGCAGCTGGTGGATGTGGCCGGCTTTAGTGCGCTGCT